Genomic segment of Rhinoderma darwinii isolate aRhiDar2 chromosome 12, aRhiDar2.hap1, whole genome shotgun sequence:
ACCATCCCCCCTGATGAACTTCCTTGGAGACAACAATCCCTTTAATCTCTTGCGAATGACTGGACCCATCCTACGTGAACATCCAGGCTTTGCTGATGCTCGGCTCCCAAACACGCCACCACTCTTCAGCCCACCCCCTCGCCATCATCTGGACCCGCACCGCCTTAGTGCCGAAGAAATGGGGTTAGTTGCCCAGCATCCCAGTGCCTTTGACAGAGTTATGCGTTTAAATCCAATGGCAATTGAATCTCCAGCAATGGATTTTTCTCGAAGGCTACGAGAACTGGCAGGAAACAACTCCACTCCTCCTCCAGTGTCTCCGAACCGTGGCAATCCTATGCATCGCCTGCTAAATCCCTTCCAGCCAAGCCCGAAATCCCCTTTTATGAGTACACCACCATTGCCACCAATGCCCCCAAGCAGTACAACACCACCGCAAACCCAGGCCAAGAGTAAATCCTGCGAGTTCTGTGGGAAGACTTTCAAGTTCCAGAGCAATCTTATAGTTCACCGTCGCAGTCACACAGGGGAAAAACCTTATAAATGTCAATTGTGTGATCATGCTTGCTCGCAGGCAAGCAAATTAAAACGCCACATGAAAACGCATATGCACAAATCTGGCTCAATGACTGGCAGGTCTGATGATGGACTATCAGCTACAAGTTCACCAGAGCCAGGCACTAGTGAGTTAACGGGAGAAGGAGGGAAATCCAATGAAACAGATTTTAGAAATGAAAGTGACCCTTCCTTAGGCCATGAcaatgaagaagaagaagaggaggaagaagaggaggaggaggaactgGAGAATGAGAGTAGACCAGAATCAAGTTTCAGCATGGACTCAGAAATGAGTCGTAACCGTGAAAACGGGGCAAAGCAAATCCATGATGAGAAGTCCCACGTCCTTGGTAAAGTGATGGATAGCGTAAACATGGGAGCCATCCAGCAATATAATGACATGCTCAACGACAAACAAAAGAGAAGTCATTTCATGAAACGTTCTGATCCACGAGACCTATGTCGGAGAATTCCAGGTGACGAAGACGGGGTAGAAAGAGAAATTATTCGAAACGAAGAAGGGACGATCAATGGTAGAAATTTCGgctcaggtgaaccctttccaggCTTGCTCCCTCGAAAACCAATGCCCATCTCCGGCTCTGGTCTCAATAACTCATCGAAAAGGATAAAAATTGAGAAAGACTTGGACTTACCACCAGCAACGATAATCCCTTCAGAAAACGTTTACTCACAGTGGCTGGTTGGATATGCAGCATCACGGCACTTCATGAAGGATCCATTTCTTGGATTCACAGACTCTCGACAATCCCCTTTTGCAACGTCTTCTGAACACTCTTCAGAAAACGGAAGCCTGCGGTTCTCCACTCCACCAGGTGATATGCTGGACGGGGGTCTCTCAGGGCGCAGTGGGACAGCGAGCGGGGGCAGTACCCCTCACATAGGTGGACCGGGCCCTGGCCGACCCAGCTCAAAGGAAGGGAGAAGGAGCGATACGTGCGAGTACTGTGGCAAAGTATTTAAGAACTGCAGCAACCTCACAGTCCACCGTCGGAGCCACACTGGGGAACGGCCTTACAAATGTGAGCTCTGCAACTATGCATGTGCACAGAGCAGCAAGCTGACGCGCCACATGAAAACACATGGCCAGATAGGTAAGGAGGTGTACCGCTGTGACATTTGCCAGATGCCCTTCAGCGTTTACAGCACCCtggaaaaacacatgaaaaagtgGCACGGAGAACACTTGCTGACAAATGACGTGAAAATTGAGCAGGCAGAAAGAAGCTAAGGCCCCTATATGGGTTAATTCAATTTAATTTGTACAGATTTAACTATTGCCAACTGAGAAAGCTGACCTTACTTGCCTCCTTATACATAACTTAGCGTAAACATGTTAGGTGTCACAAAGTGGCACTTAAAATATATCCTGTGTCTGCAGTTCTTTTAAACCTGAGGGTTGAATAAGGCAGTAACAATTGTGGAGCCTTTTAACTGTGCAATAATTTCTGTATTTATTTGGGTTTAATTTGTCATTTTGGCATGTgcaggtacttttttttttttttgctgttttttatttcctttctatatttttatattgtttttttggttATTGCGCATcctgttaaaaacaaaaaaacaaaaacccacaaaaaaaacaaaaaaaacctcttgTGCTGCGGGGGACTGATAACTTGTTATATGCAAGAATGATTTTTCAGCCCCCTTCAGGACAAAAAG
This window contains:
- the BCL11B gene encoding B-cell lymphoma/leukemia 11B isoform X3, whose protein sequence is MNFPLGDILVFIEHKKKQCRGPSGGCYEKNLDKSSPPPPSRSELRKVAEPVEIGIQVTPDEEDRLLTPTKGICPKQENIAGKDEPSSYICTTCKQPFNSAWFLLQHAQNTHGFRIYLETSPTNSSLTPRITLPPPLGPETVVPSPLMNFLGDNNPFNLLRMTGPILREHPGFADARLPNTPPLFSPPPRHHLDPHRLSAEEMGLVAQHPSAFDRVMRLNPMAIESPAMDFSRRLRELAGNNSTPPPVSPNRGNPMHRLLNPFQPSPKSPFMSTPPLPPMPPSSTTPPQTQAKSKSCEFCGKTFKFQSNLIVHRRSHTGEKPYKCQLCDHACSQASKLKRHMKTHMHKSGSMTGRSDDGLSATSSPEPGTSELTGEGGKSNETDFRNESDPSLGHDNEEEEEEEEEEEEELENESRPESSFSMDSEMSRNRENGAKQIHDEKSHVLGKVMDSVNMGAIQQYNDMLNDKQKRSHFMKRSDPRDLCRRIPGDEDGVEREIIRNEEGTINGRNFGSGEPFPGLLPRKPMPISGSGLNNSSKRIKIEKDLDLPPATIIPSENVYSQWLVGYAASRHFMKDPFLGFTDSRQSPFATSSEHSSENGSLRFSTPPGDMLDGGLSGRSGTASGGSTPHIGGPGPGRPSSKEGRRSDTCEYCGKVFKNCSNLTVHRRSHTGERPYKCELCNYACAQSSKLTRHMKTHGQIGKEVYRCDICQMPFSVYSTLEKHMKKWHGEHLLTNDVKIEQAERS
- the BCL11B gene encoding B-cell lymphoma/leukemia 11B isoform X2, coding for MSRRKQGNPQHLLQRDIIPPEQHHVGTVITDEDDGLHIPEPGTISLSGSGTDPDLLTCGQCQMNFPLGDILVFIEHKKKQCRGPSGGCYEKNLDKSSPPPPSRSELRKVAEPVEIGIQVTPDEEDRLLTPTKGICPKQENIAGKDEPSSYICTTCKQPFNSAWFLLQHAQNTHGFRIYLETSPTNSSLTPRITLPPPLGPETVVPSPLMNFLGDNNPFNLLRMTGPILREHPGFADARLPNTPPLFSPPPRHHLDPHRLSAEEMGLVAQHPSAFDRVMRLNPMAIESPAMDFSRRLRELAGNNSTPPPVSPNRGNPMHRLLNPFQPSPKSPFMSTPPLPPMPPSSTTPPQTQAKSKSCEFCGKTFKFQSNLIVHRRSHTGEKPYKCQLCDHACSQASKLKRHMKTHMHKSGSMTGRSDDGLSATSSPEPGTSELTGEGGKSNETDFRNESDPSLGHDNEEEEEEEEEEEEELENESRPESSFSMDSEMSRNRENGAKQIHDEKSHVLGKVMDSVNMGAIQQYNDMLNDKQKRSHFMKRSDPRDLCRRIPGDEDGVEREIIRNEEGTINGRNFGSGEPFPGLLPRKPMPISGSGLNNSSKRIKIEKDLDLPPATIIPSENVYSQWLVGYAASRHFMKDPFLGFTDSRQSPFATSSEHSSENGSLRFSTPPGDMLDGGLSGRSGTASGGSTPHIGGPGPGRPSSKEGRRSDTCEYCGKVFKNCSNLTVHRRSHTGERPYKCELCNYACAQSSKLTRHMKTHGQIGGQQRSKGYPF
- the BCL11B gene encoding B-cell lymphoma/leukemia 11B isoform X1; the protein is MSRRKQGNPQHLLQRDIIPPEQHHVGTVITDEDDGLHIPEPGTISLSGSGTDPDLLTCGQCQMNFPLGDILVFIEHKKKQCRGPSGGCYEKNLDKSSPPPPSRSELRKVAEPVEIGIQVTPDEEDRLLTPTKGICPKQENIAGKDEPSSYICTTCKQPFNSAWFLLQHAQNTHGFRIYLETSPTNSSLTPRITLPPPLGPETVVPSPLMNFLGDNNPFNLLRMTGPILREHPGFADARLPNTPPLFSPPPRHHLDPHRLSAEEMGLVAQHPSAFDRVMRLNPMAIESPAMDFSRRLRELAGNNSTPPPVSPNRGNPMHRLLNPFQPSPKSPFMSTPPLPPMPPSSTTPPQTQAKSKSCEFCGKTFKFQSNLIVHRRSHTGEKPYKCQLCDHACSQASKLKRHMKTHMHKSGSMTGRSDDGLSATSSPEPGTSELTGEGGKSNETDFRNESDPSLGHDNEEEEEEEEEEEEELENESRPESSFSMDSEMSRNRENGAKQIHDEKSHVLGKVMDSVNMGAIQQYNDMLNDKQKRSHFMKRSDPRDLCRRIPGDEDGVEREIIRNEEGTINGRNFGSGEPFPGLLPRKPMPISGSGLNNSSKRIKIEKDLDLPPATIIPSENVYSQWLVGYAASRHFMKDPFLGFTDSRQSPFATSSEHSSENGSLRFSTPPGDMLDGGLSGRSGTASGGSTPHIGGPGPGRPSSKEGRRSDTCEYCGKVFKNCSNLTVHRRSHTGERPYKCELCNYACAQSSKLTRHMKTHGQIGKEVYRCDICQMPFSVYSTLEKHMKKWHGEHLLTNDVKIEQAERS